In Haematobia irritans isolate KBUSLIRL chromosome 1, ASM5000362v1, whole genome shotgun sequence, a genomic segment contains:
- the LOC142226948 gene encoding uncharacterized protein LOC142226948: protein MFQIRKPRKMNKRKLDVICSPGTYKRISFDEEYQQNVVDEIAGDSFEEVVFTQSEDDFLYPHQEFHVENEVITCTNDDEGTGKSVWIEPAVKFLISKVKELRPKVGKSASLKNKKQMWIKISEELCSLGYNFNSQQVETKYFSLERKYKRTQLYNSKTGRNRQTCPYQSELDDLLQEKKSINPDFVLDSEAEVSSADLKLIEGPNLSETDPCSSSSRKRKTALQQFIDMSEEHAKKREESDAILQQTLEQSMKQREERAERKEALEKKKVDLLETLVNILKK from the exons atgtttcaaataCGTAAACCaagaaaaatgaataaaagaaaattggacGTAATTTGCTCACCGGGAACATACAAAAGAATTTCTTTCG ATGAGGAATACCAGCAAAATGTGGTGGACGAAATTGCTGGTGATAGTTTTGAGGAAGTAGTTTTCACCCAGAGTGAAGATGACTTTCTTTACCCCCACCAAGAGTTCCACGTTGAAAATGAAGTCATCACTTGCACCAACGACGATGAAGGAACCGGGAAGTCCGTGTGGATTGAGccagcagtaaaatttttgatatccaAAGTGAAAGAATTACGGCCAAAAGTGGGAAAATCGGccagcctaaaaaataaaaaacaaatgtggATAAAGATTTCAGAAGAATTGTGTTCACTTGGATACAATTTCAATTCTCAACAAGTGGAAACCAAGTATTTCAGTTTGGAACGGAAATACAAACGCACACAACTTTACAACTCTAAGACTGGTCGGAATAGGCAGACGTGCCCTTATCaaag CGAATTGGACGATCTTTTGCAGGAAAAAAAGTCTATAAATCCAGATTTTGTACTCGACAGTGAAGCGGAAGTGTCTTCGGCGGATTTAAAACTCATCGAAGGCCCAAATTTATCTGAAACAG ATCCATGTAGTTCATCATCAAGAAAACGGAAAACAGCCCTTCAACAATTCATAGACATGTCTGAAGAACATGCAAAAAAAAGAGAAGAGAGTGATGCAATTCTACAACAAACATTAGAACAAAGTATGAAACAAAGAGAAGAACGTGCCGAACGAAAAGAAGCTCTGGAGAAGAAGAAAGTGGATTTGCTTGAAACCCTAGTgaacatattgaaaaaataa